A DNA window from Legionella sp. MW5194 contains the following coding sequences:
- a CDS encoding murein L,D-transpeptidase family protein, which yields MKIKAFLFIFSFLSPVALFANSATCTLPSGINVNTAKRVLSICKQGNVIKTFKIAIGYKGVGKKQAGDNKTPIGLYGLAYPRKSSQFKVFIPILYPTSKQAAAGYTGRDVGIHGPTQSAGLFSWLGNLPGSTRGCIAVGKNNYIDYVANWVKANPGTKILIT from the coding sequence ATGAAAATAAAAGCATTTTTATTCATATTTTCCTTTCTTTCACCGGTTGCTTTATTTGCCAACTCCGCTACCTGCACTTTACCCAGTGGGATCAATGTCAATACCGCTAAACGGGTTTTGAGCATTTGTAAACAGGGCAATGTGATTAAAACGTTTAAAATAGCGATTGGTTACAAGGGTGTCGGTAAAAAACAAGCCGGTGACAATAAAACCCCAATTGGTTTATATGGGCTGGCGTACCCTCGCAAATCGAGCCAGTTTAAAGTCTTCATTCCAATACTTTACCCCACTTCAAAACAGGCCGCCGCCGGATACACTGGCCGGGATGTGGGAATTCATGGCCCGACCCAATCGGCTGGTTTGTTTAGCTGGTTAGGAAACTTGCCGGGTTCCACACGGGGATGCATCGCCGTGGGTAAAAACAATTACATTGACTATGTGGCGAACTGGGTAAAAGCCAACCCAGGGACGAAAATTTTAATCACGTAA